One Edaphobacter lichenicola DNA window includes the following coding sequences:
- a CDS encoding WecB/TagA/CpsF family glycosyltransferase, which produces MISADPPRVNILGVGISALSMKSALEHSESLLSSGQSGYICVTGVHGIIEAQSDEAFRTILNKSFLSTPDGMPTVWLGHLHGFKHMTRVYGPDFMLNLCELSVQRGYRHFLYGGRPGIAEELRAELTRRYPGLQIVGTYTPPFRPLNAEEEEDLQTQLTASQADILWCGLSTPKQERFMAAYNGRLPVKLMIGVGAAFDLLSGNLAEAPDWMKQSGLQWLYRLIKEPKRLWRRYLINNPRFIWLSFLQLSRLKRFSV; this is translated from the coding sequence ATGATCTCTGCCGATCCGCCAAGAGTCAACATCCTTGGTGTCGGAATAAGTGCACTCTCCATGAAAAGCGCACTGGAACATAGCGAATCCTTATTGAGCAGCGGCCAATCCGGGTACATCTGCGTCACGGGAGTCCACGGCATCATCGAGGCACAATCAGACGAAGCCTTCCGAACCATCCTCAACAAATCTTTTCTCTCAACCCCCGACGGCATGCCCACCGTGTGGCTCGGCCACCTCCACGGCTTCAAGCACATGACCCGCGTCTACGGTCCAGACTTCATGCTGAACCTGTGCGAACTCTCCGTCCAGCGCGGCTACCGTCACTTCCTCTACGGAGGCAGGCCCGGCATCGCCGAAGAGCTGCGTGCCGAACTCACCCGCCGCTATCCCGGTCTCCAGATCGTAGGCACCTACACCCCGCCCTTCCGTCCGCTCAACGCCGAAGAGGAGGAAGATCTGCAAACTCAGCTGACCGCATCCCAGGCCGACATACTCTGGTGCGGCCTCAGCACACCCAAGCAGGAGCGCTTCATGGCCGCATACAACGGCCGCCTGCCGGTGAAACTGATGATTGGTGTCGGCGCAGCGTTCGACCTCCTCAGCGGCAACCTCGCCGAAGCTCCCGACTGGATGAAGCAGTCCGGCCTCCAGTGGCTCTACCGGCTCATCAAAGAGCCGAAGCGTCTATGGCGTCGATACCTCATCAACAATCCAAGATTCATCTGGCTAAGCTTTCTGCAACTATCCCGCCTCAAACGCTTCTCCGTGTAA
- a CDS encoding ABC transporter permease, with translation MQDIWVALRQFYKSPGFAITVVLTIALGIGANTAIFTLVHAILMKSLPVADPKTLFRVGDQDDCCVNGGFINDNGDFDLFSYELYKHLQETTPEFERLAAMQAGGEQKTTRRGSEPAKSERAQYVSGNFFKTFGIGPFAGRVLTDADDTPGAAPAVVMSYQAWQSDYGADPKVVGSTFYLQGQPATVVGIAPPGFFGDRIRSNPPALWIPLAMEPAIEGKNSILHVPDSNWLYAVGRLKPGVSVTALQDKMSGSLRQFLAAQPNYSRNGGSTIIPKQHVVIVPGGAGIQNLQKETGKGLYLLMTISGLVLLVACANVANLLLARGTTRRVDTSVRMALGAARSRLIRQMLTESLLLGCAGGLAGLAVAYAGTRMILALAFPDSPQLPIAASPSLAVLGFAFLLSLLTGVVFGVVPAWITSHSDPAEALRGANRSTRDRASLPQRSLIVFQAALSLVLLVGAGLLTKSLRNMEHQSFGIQTANRYVLHLDPAGAGYTPEKLPAFYQTLEQQLGSLPGVQSVGLALYSTLEGNNWGESVFVDGHPAPGPNDHNNSSWDRVSNHFFETVGQPVVRGRGFTDQDTATSQQVAVVNQAFVKKFFPKEDPTGRHFGIYEQKFSSSFEIVGIVADAKYQNPRDEMRTMYFRPLTQTMTGLTDPNETMAEGRGRYINSVTLFFRSEPQNLDATVRRTLANINPDLTVLDLHSLDFQIADNFTQERLIARLTMLFGGLALVLASVGLYGITSYQVARRTSEIGLRMALGADRGDVVRMVMRSAFVQAGLGLVIGVPIAIFGARAMADQLYGVRSYDPVSLLIAVAVLLGSATVAGFIPARRAANIEPMTALRTE, from the coding sequence ATGCAGGATATCTGGGTTGCGTTGCGCCAGTTCTACAAATCGCCGGGCTTTGCCATTACGGTTGTGCTTACGATTGCGTTGGGAATTGGGGCGAATACGGCGATCTTTACGCTGGTGCACGCGATCCTGATGAAGTCGTTGCCGGTGGCGGATCCGAAGACTCTGTTTCGCGTGGGCGACCAGGATGATTGCTGCGTCAACGGCGGCTTTATTAATGACAACGGGGACTTCGATCTTTTCTCTTACGAGTTGTACAAGCATCTTCAGGAGACGACGCCGGAGTTTGAGCGCCTTGCGGCGATGCAGGCTGGCGGAGAGCAGAAGACGACGCGGCGAGGCTCGGAGCCGGCGAAGTCTGAGCGGGCGCAGTATGTGTCGGGGAACTTCTTTAAGACGTTTGGAATTGGACCGTTTGCGGGACGTGTGCTAACAGATGCGGACGATACCCCGGGTGCGGCTCCGGCGGTGGTGATGAGTTATCAGGCGTGGCAGTCGGACTATGGCGCCGATCCAAAGGTGGTGGGGTCGACGTTTTATCTGCAGGGGCAGCCGGCGACGGTGGTGGGGATCGCTCCGCCGGGATTCTTTGGCGACCGGATCAGGAGCAATCCACCGGCGTTGTGGATTCCGCTGGCGATGGAGCCTGCGATCGAGGGGAAGAATTCGATTCTGCATGTGCCGGATAGCAACTGGCTCTATGCCGTAGGGAGGCTGAAGCCGGGAGTCAGCGTCACTGCGTTGCAGGACAAGATGTCGGGGAGCTTGAGGCAGTTTCTTGCAGCGCAGCCTAACTACTCTCGCAATGGTGGGTCGACGATTATTCCGAAGCAGCATGTGGTGATTGTGCCGGGTGGCGCGGGGATTCAGAACCTGCAGAAGGAGACGGGCAAGGGACTTTATCTGCTGATGACGATCTCGGGGCTGGTGCTGCTGGTGGCGTGCGCGAATGTGGCGAACCTGCTGCTGGCGCGAGGAACGACGCGGAGGGTTGATACATCGGTGCGGATGGCGCTGGGCGCGGCGCGAAGCAGATTGATACGGCAGATGCTGACGGAGAGTCTGCTGCTGGGGTGCGCGGGTGGGCTGGCTGGCCTGGCGGTGGCGTATGCGGGAACGCGAATGATTCTGGCGCTTGCGTTTCCTGACTCGCCGCAACTGCCGATTGCGGCGAGCCCTTCGCTGGCGGTGCTGGGGTTTGCGTTTTTGCTGTCGCTGCTGACGGGAGTGGTGTTTGGGGTTGTGCCGGCTTGGATTACATCGCACTCGGACCCGGCGGAGGCGTTGCGGGGTGCGAACCGGTCGACGCGAGATCGGGCGTCACTGCCGCAGAGATCGTTGATTGTGTTTCAGGCGGCACTGTCGCTGGTGCTGCTGGTGGGTGCGGGGCTGTTGACGAAGAGTCTGCGAAATATGGAGCATCAGAGCTTTGGGATTCAGACGGCAAACCGGTATGTTCTGCATCTCGACCCGGCTGGCGCGGGGTATACGCCGGAGAAGCTGCCGGCTTTTTACCAGACTCTGGAGCAGCAGCTTGGATCGCTGCCGGGAGTGCAGAGCGTTGGGCTGGCGCTTTACAGCACGCTCGAGGGAAATAATTGGGGTGAGAGTGTGTTCGTTGATGGGCATCCAGCACCTGGACCGAATGACCACAACAACTCTTCGTGGGATCGGGTGAGTAACCACTTTTTTGAGACGGTGGGACAGCCGGTTGTGCGTGGACGCGGATTTACGGATCAGGATACGGCGACGTCGCAGCAGGTTGCGGTGGTGAACCAGGCGTTCGTGAAGAAGTTCTTTCCGAAGGAAGATCCCACTGGGAGGCACTTCGGAATCTACGAGCAGAAGTTCTCATCTTCGTTCGAGATTGTGGGCATTGTGGCAGATGCCAAGTATCAGAATCCGCGCGATGAGATGAGAACGATGTACTTTCGTCCGCTAACGCAGACGATGACGGGGCTGACGGATCCGAATGAAACGATGGCTGAGGGACGCGGGCGGTATATCAACTCGGTGACTCTGTTTTTTCGGAGCGAGCCACAAAATCTTGACGCGACGGTGAGACGAACACTGGCGAATATCAATCCGGACCTGACGGTGCTTGACCTGCACTCGCTGGACTTCCAGATAGCCGACAACTTTACGCAGGAGCGGCTGATTGCGAGGCTGACGATGTTGTTCGGTGGGCTTGCGCTGGTACTTGCTTCTGTGGGTCTCTATGGAATCACGTCGTACCAGGTGGCACGAAGAACGAGCGAGATTGGGCTGCGTATGGCGCTGGGAGCAGACCGCGGAGATGTGGTGCGGATGGTGATGCGGAGTGCGTTTGTGCAGGCTGGGCTGGGGCTGGTGATTGGAGTGCCGATTGCGATCTTTGGAGCGAGGGCGATGGCCGATCAACTGTATGGCGTGCGCTCGTATGATCCGGTGAGTTTGTTGATTGCGGTGGCCGTGCTGTTGGGATCGGCTACGGTTGCGGGATTTATTCCTGCTCGGCGGGCTGCAAATATCGAGCCGATGACGGCGCTGCGTACGGAGTAG
- the hemC gene encoding hydroxymethylbilane synthase, producing the protein MSSEHNNPSNPIRIGSRGSQLALWQANHILYALRDAGYHVELEIIRTTGDRMQQPGFVPPPNLDGKGIFIKEIEEALEEGRIDLAVHSLKDLPTKLAPQFTLAAIPKRADARDVWVCEPYWALHTLPTGGRIGTTSPRRRAQILALRPDVTFVEVRGNIDTRLKKLADGKCDALVLAAAGLDRLKRTESVHQRFSPCELCPAPGQGALALETRSPEHAIDEARDTYIRNAIAFLEHPYTRFAIDAERTTLDALGGGCSLPIGAHCFHEEGKWKMVAQVVSPDGESMVQVETEATPDTNPVTLGLRVADDLKSKGALDLLDLALSAD; encoded by the coding sequence ATGAGTTCCGAGCACAATAACCCTAGCAATCCAATCCGCATCGGCAGCCGAGGCTCTCAACTAGCTCTCTGGCAGGCCAACCACATCCTCTACGCCCTCCGCGACGCCGGCTACCACGTCGAGCTCGAGATCATCCGCACCACCGGCGACCGCATGCAGCAACCCGGCTTCGTCCCCCCGCCGAACCTCGACGGCAAAGGCATCTTCATCAAAGAAATCGAGGAGGCCCTCGAAGAAGGCCGCATCGACCTCGCCGTCCACAGCCTGAAAGATCTCCCGACAAAACTAGCCCCTCAATTCACCCTCGCCGCAATCCCCAAACGCGCCGACGCCCGCGACGTCTGGGTCTGCGAGCCCTACTGGGCGCTCCACACCCTCCCCACAGGAGGCCGCATCGGCACCACCAGCCCACGCCGCCGCGCTCAAATCCTCGCCCTACGCCCCGACGTCACCTTCGTCGAAGTCCGCGGCAACATCGACACCCGCCTCAAGAAGCTCGCCGATGGAAAGTGCGACGCCCTCGTCCTCGCCGCCGCCGGCCTCGACCGCCTCAAGCGAACCGAATCCGTCCACCAGCGCTTCTCCCCCTGCGAACTCTGTCCCGCCCCAGGCCAGGGTGCCCTCGCCCTCGAAACCCGCAGCCCCGAACATGCCATCGACGAAGCCCGCGACACCTACATCCGCAACGCCATCGCCTTCCTCGAGCACCCCTACACCCGCTTCGCCATCGACGCCGAGCGCACCACACTCGACGCCCTCGGCGGCGGCTGCTCCCTTCCCATCGGCGCGCACTGCTTCCACGAAGAAGGGAAGTGGAAGATGGTTGCCCAGGTCGTGTCCCCCGACGGCGAATCCATGGTCCAGGTGGAAACCGAAGCCACTCCCGACACCAACCCCGTCACCCTCGGTCTCCGCGTCGCCGACGACCTCAAATCCAAAGGCGCCCTCGACCTCCTCGACCTCGCACTCTCCGCCGACTGA
- a CDS encoding alkaline phosphatase family protein, whose protein sequence is MKKISIAAATTAVALASLSTHGIAQDPSAIKHVLLLSIDGMHAVDFYNCSNGISGVNGGEPYCPNLANLSHRGTTYSAASTTRPSDSFPGMMTLVTGATPRTMGVYYDVAYDRSLDAPAKTTGNGNLAGPCTAGAAPTGTTTEYEEGIDIDQTKLNGGAPGAGLTEGGLASIDPQKLIRNPAAGCAPVFPWNFIRTNTVFGVIHQAGGYTAWSDKHPAYSSVGGPGGPFLDDFYAPEINSNVVALPGVKTPEGASCATIRDTAADLTSWTNSFDNIQCYDTLKVNAILNEIAGKTHNGGAGKVPALFGMNFQAVSVGQKLIEANVATGGYTNAEGVPTQELLKEIEYVDASIGQMVTALKDTGNLEDTVIIVTAKHGQSPIDPNLYKATPGKTSNGTTPATLLAAMLPASESPLGGGIGPTEDDVSLLWLKSGADVTTAVSTLEENKVAIGLGQIYYGPSVALNYNKPGLGAGLDPRAPDIIVTPNVGVTYTGSAAKLAEHGGFAHDDTNVMLLVSNPGFAKVSVSIPIATAQVAPTILQLLGLNPNLLNAVQQEGTAVLPGIKPAQ, encoded by the coding sequence ATGAAAAAGATTTCAATTGCGGCAGCTACCACTGCCGTTGCCCTGGCAAGTCTTTCAACACATGGAATCGCGCAGGACCCAAGTGCGATTAAGCATGTGCTTCTGCTGAGCATCGACGGGATGCATGCGGTGGACTTTTACAACTGCTCGAACGGTATCAGCGGGGTGAACGGCGGTGAGCCTTACTGCCCGAATCTTGCAAACCTTAGCCATCGGGGGACGACCTACTCGGCTGCGTCGACGACGAGGCCTTCCGATTCGTTTCCGGGGATGATGACGCTGGTGACGGGCGCTACTCCGCGGACGATGGGGGTTTATTACGATGTGGCGTACGACCGCTCGCTGGACGCTCCGGCGAAGACTACGGGCAACGGGAATCTAGCCGGGCCGTGCACCGCAGGCGCAGCGCCGACGGGGACGACGACCGAGTATGAAGAAGGAATCGATATCGACCAGACGAAGCTGAATGGCGGCGCGCCGGGAGCGGGACTGACGGAGGGCGGCCTTGCTTCGATTGATCCGCAGAAGCTGATTCGCAATCCTGCGGCGGGCTGTGCGCCGGTGTTTCCGTGGAACTTTATTCGCACCAATACTGTCTTTGGGGTGATCCATCAGGCTGGAGGTTATACGGCATGGTCGGATAAGCATCCTGCTTATTCGTCGGTGGGTGGACCGGGCGGACCTTTCCTGGACGACTTCTACGCTCCGGAGATTAATTCGAACGTGGTGGCTCTGCCGGGAGTGAAGACGCCAGAGGGAGCTTCGTGCGCGACGATCCGCGATACGGCTGCCGATCTGACGTCGTGGACCAATAGCTTTGACAACATCCAGTGCTATGACACGCTGAAGGTGAATGCGATCTTGAACGAGATTGCCGGCAAGACGCACAACGGCGGCGCGGGAAAGGTTCCAGCGTTGTTTGGCATGAACTTTCAGGCAGTGAGTGTAGGACAGAAGTTGATAGAAGCGAATGTTGCCACCGGCGGCTACACGAATGCGGAGGGAGTGCCTACGCAGGAGTTGCTGAAGGAGATCGAGTATGTGGACGCCTCGATTGGGCAGATGGTGACTGCGCTGAAAGATACGGGCAATCTGGAGGACACTGTCATTATTGTGACGGCGAAGCACGGACAGTCTCCGATCGATCCGAATCTTTATAAGGCGACGCCGGGCAAGACGAGCAACGGAACGACTCCAGCGACGCTGCTGGCGGCGATGTTGCCGGCTTCTGAGTCGCCGCTGGGCGGTGGAATTGGGCCGACGGAAGATGACGTCTCGCTGCTGTGGCTGAAGAGTGGCGCGGATGTGACGACAGCGGTGAGTACTCTTGAAGAGAACAAGGTCGCAATCGGGCTGGGGCAGATTTACTATGGGCCGTCGGTGGCTCTGAACTACAACAAGCCGGGTCTCGGAGCGGGTCTGGATCCGCGGGCTCCGGACATCATCGTGACTCCGAATGTTGGAGTGACGTATACGGGAAGTGCGGCAAAGCTGGCGGAGCATGGCGGCTTTGCGCATGACGATACCAATGTGATGCTGTTGGTATCGAATCCTGGATTTGCGAAGGTGTCGGTGTCGATTCCGATTGCGACGGCGCAGGTGGCTCCGACGATTCTGCAGCTTTTGGGGCTAAACCCAAATCTGCTGAACGCGGTGCAGCAGGAAGGAACAGCTGTGCTACCGGGAATTAAGCCGGCACAGTAG
- a CDS encoding uroporphyrinogen-III synthase, with the protein MPLLTNKRILITRTRHQASELATQLEALGAITILIPTIEIVPPTSFAALDAALTCLRTYDWLLFTSANAVEAFHRRAQFLHLTQLPKHIAVIGPATLRAANAIGLTVDLVPPQYLAESLAEALLPEASGKSFLLPRAAEARDTLPETLTAAGATVTIAEAYRNQTPPNSIPALRHLFSAPENYPDAITFTSASTATNLFALLEAANLTLPPNITLASIGPITSQTLRALGHEPTVEAAEPTIPALIESLLKGR; encoded by the coding sequence GTGCCACTACTCACCAACAAACGCATCCTCATCACTCGAACCCGCCACCAGGCCTCCGAGCTGGCAACTCAACTCGAAGCCCTCGGCGCGATCACCATCCTGATCCCCACCATAGAGATCGTCCCGCCCACCTCCTTCGCCGCCCTCGACGCCGCACTCACCTGCCTCCGCACCTACGACTGGCTCCTCTTCACCAGCGCCAACGCCGTCGAAGCCTTCCATCGCCGAGCCCAGTTCCTCCACCTCACCCAACTCCCCAAACACATCGCCGTCATCGGCCCCGCCACCCTTCGCGCCGCCAACGCCATCGGCCTCACCGTCGACCTGGTCCCCCCGCAGTACCTCGCCGAATCCCTCGCCGAAGCTCTCCTCCCCGAAGCCTCCGGGAAATCCTTCCTCCTCCCCCGCGCCGCCGAAGCCCGCGACACGCTCCCCGAGACCCTCACCGCCGCCGGAGCCACCGTGACCATCGCCGAAGCCTATCGCAACCAGACACCGCCCAACTCCATCCCCGCCCTCCGACATCTCTTCAGCGCACCAGAGAACTACCCCGACGCCATCACCTTCACCAGCGCCTCCACCGCCACCAACCTCTTCGCTCTCCTCGAAGCCGCCAACCTCACGCTCCCACCCAACATCACCCTCGCCTCCATCGGCCCCATCACCAGCCAAACCCTCCGCGCCTTGGGCCACGAACCCACCGTAGAAGCCGCCGAACCCACCATCCCGGCCCTAATCGAATCCCTCCTGAAAGGAAGATGA
- the nth gene encoding endonuclease III yields MRKAASQRVGKAASRRVSKPAVAAVERVATGKKTGKMRNPTSQERVAAILEILAKTYPGVVCALHHRSAWELTVATILSAQCTDVRVNLVTPALFKAFPTPKAFAAASLPELEELIRTTGFFRNKAKSIQGAARVVVEEFGGKVPQTMEEILTLPGVARKTGNVVLGSWFKIAVGVVVDTHVMRLSRRLELAGTTPGSTTPEKVERDLMKIIPQDRWIAFSHELIHHGRQICVARKPRCVDCTLERLCNSSDKTWSSH; encoded by the coding sequence ATGAGGAAGGCAGCGAGTCAGCGAGTTGGGAAAGCAGCGAGTCGGCGAGTCAGCAAGCCGGCGGTTGCAGCGGTTGAACGGGTGGCTACGGGGAAGAAGACTGGGAAGATGCGCAATCCTACTTCGCAGGAGAGGGTGGCGGCGATTCTGGAGATTCTGGCGAAGACTTACCCTGGGGTCGTCTGCGCGTTGCATCACAGGAGTGCGTGGGAGCTGACGGTGGCTACGATTCTGTCGGCGCAGTGTACGGATGTTCGGGTGAATCTGGTGACTCCGGCGCTGTTCAAGGCGTTTCCTACACCGAAGGCGTTTGCGGCTGCTTCCCTGCCGGAGCTTGAGGAGTTGATTCGGACTACTGGATTTTTTCGCAATAAGGCGAAGTCGATTCAGGGCGCGGCGCGGGTGGTGGTGGAGGAGTTTGGGGGGAAGGTGCCTCAGACGATGGAGGAGATTCTTACGCTGCCGGGGGTGGCTCGGAAGACTGGGAATGTGGTGTTGGGGTCATGGTTTAAGATTGCGGTGGGAGTTGTTGTGGATACGCATGTTATGCGGCTGTCGCGGCGGCTTGAGCTGGCCGGAACTACACCTGGGTCGACTACGCCGGAGAAGGTGGAGCGGGATCTGATGAAGATTATTCCGCAGGATCGGTGGATCGCGTTCTCGCATGAGCTGATTCATCATGGGCGGCAGATTTGTGTGGCTCGGAAGCCGCGGTGTGTGGACTGTACGCTGGAGCGGCTTTGTAACTCTTCCGATAAGACCTGGAGTTCGCACTAG